From the genome of Polyangiaceae bacterium, one region includes:
- a CDS encoding CAP domain-containing protein: MAKISHLLRDFHFSAHFLAAFALMGCTSVEFADNVSVANPLDEFESEVVVLLNELRAGAGVPTVKVCASLNVATSAHSDDMRDKNYLSDVAPDKSTTPTRACAAGYAPACIGSAGMVEFIAKGNGEGDATFNQWKMDADTSVMLTRSEFVVVGVGRSLGADKPIWTMDMADKPDESCDEAAP; encoded by the coding sequence ATGGCGAAAATCAGTCATCTACTTCGAGACTTCCACTTTTCGGCTCATTTCCTGGCGGCCTTCGCGCTCATGGGCTGCACTTCCGTCGAGTTTGCGGACAACGTGAGCGTCGCCAATCCGCTCGACGAGTTCGAATCGGAGGTGGTGGTTCTTTTGAACGAGCTTCGCGCGGGCGCGGGCGTACCCACGGTCAAGGTGTGCGCGTCACTCAACGTCGCGACGTCGGCGCACAGTGACGACATGCGCGACAAGAACTACTTGTCGGACGTTGCGCCGGACAAATCGACGACGCCGACGCGGGCATGCGCTGCCGGATATGCTCCTGCATGCATCGGCAGCGCGGGCATGGTCGAGTTCATCGCCAAAGGCAATGGCGAAGGCGATGCCACGTTCAATCAGTGGAAGATGGACGCGGACACGAGCGTGATGCTGACTCGGTCCGAGTTCGTCGTGGTCGGGGTAGGGCGATCGCTCGGCGCCGACAAGCCGATCTGGACGATGGACATGGCGGACAAGCCGGACGAGAGCTGCGATGAAGCGGCGCCTTGA
- a CDS encoding protein kinase gives MSKALVGHTLASRFRLTGVLGEGAMATVYQGSQDAEPREVAVKVMHAELAIDPTFARRFRREARAAALLKHPSTVQIIDYGVDDKVAYIAMELLRGRDLFDTLTRERRLSEARAAKILIEVCDVLMTAHDMHIVHRDLKPENIMLLPNKDGTERVKVLDFGIAKLLDKEPKDADSGANAPESGAMVSSALTTVGVIVGTPEYMSPEQCRGESVDKRSDIYSCGILLYQLITGRLPFTGDSIVDIALQHIRQPAPKPSDYVPFVHAGLEGIIMTALEKWPAQRQQSAAELKAALEKILPELRTTPFRLGGTAKDESAASPARRPLAEIPADSVRIVKTLAPPSGLPPAETMRSVDTPIPPAPRRISDSIPSTDRDGVVIHLANESGPVLTSSPTLPAAPPVKVETLASGDRPPVQIAVKAASKETSGSFKLERQTERTGTRPSYPAPEPVFVDGKKPSKVAKRRKETSFWVLVPVAVLIGITVGALVFS, from the coding sequence ATGTCAAAGGCTCTCGTCGGTCATACCCTAGCAAGTCGATTTCGCCTCACCGGCGTTCTTGGCGAAGGCGCGATGGCGACGGTGTATCAGGGCAGCCAAGACGCCGAACCGCGCGAAGTCGCGGTCAAAGTGATGCACGCCGAGCTCGCGATCGACCCGACGTTCGCACGACGGTTCCGACGTGAAGCTCGCGCCGCCGCGCTGCTCAAGCACCCGAGCACCGTGCAGATCATCGACTACGGCGTCGACGACAAAGTCGCGTACATCGCGATGGAGCTCCTCCGCGGCCGCGACCTATTCGACACGCTCACGCGCGAACGACGTTTGTCCGAAGCTCGAGCCGCCAAGATCCTCATCGAAGTGTGCGACGTGCTCATGACCGCACACGACATGCACATCGTGCATCGCGATCTCAAGCCCGAGAACATCATGCTCCTGCCGAACAAAGACGGCACCGAACGCGTCAAGGTGCTCGACTTCGGCATCGCCAAGCTGCTCGACAAAGAACCCAAAGACGCGGACTCGGGTGCCAACGCACCCGAAAGCGGCGCCATGGTCAGCTCGGCACTCACGACCGTGGGCGTCATCGTGGGTACGCCCGAGTACATGTCACCCGAGCAATGTCGCGGTGAAAGCGTCGACAAACGCAGCGATATCTACTCGTGCGGCATCTTGCTCTATCAGCTCATCACGGGACGCCTTCCGTTCACGGGCGATTCGATCGTCGACATCGCGCTGCAGCACATTCGCCAGCCCGCACCGAAGCCGAGCGACTACGTGCCGTTCGTACACGCGGGACTCGAAGGCATCATCATGACAGCGCTCGAAAAGTGGCCGGCGCAGCGGCAACAGAGCGCGGCCGAGCTGAAAGCGGCGCTCGAAAAGATCTTGCCCGAGCTTCGTACGACGCCGTTTCGCCTTGGAGGAACCGCGAAAGACGAATCGGCCGCGTCACCAGCGAGACGCCCATTGGCCGAAATTCCCGCGGATTCGGTACGCATCGTCAAGACCCTCGCGCCGCCGAGCGGCTTGCCGCCAGCCGAAACGATGCGCTCGGTCGATACGCCGATCCCGCCGGCACCAAGACGCATCAGTGACTCGATTCCATCGACGGATCGCGATGGCGTCGTGATTCACCTGGCAAACGAGTCGGGACCGGTGCTCACGTCGTCACCGACGCTGCCCGCAGCACCGCCCGTGAAAGTCGAAACGCTCGCCTCCGGAGACAGGCCGCCCGTGCAGATTGCCGTGAAAGCGGCATCCAAAGAAACGAGCGGCTCGTTCAAGTTGGAAAGACAAACCGAGCGCACGGGCACGCGCCCATCGTATCCCGCTCCCGAGCCTGTTTTCGTCGATGGGAAGAAGCCCTCGAAGGTCGCCAAGAGGCGCAAGGAAACGAGCTTCTGGGTGCTCGTCCCCGTCGCGGTCCTCATCGGGATCACCGTCGGCGCGCTCGTGTTTTCTTGA
- a CDS encoding PAS domain S-box protein gives MRSRRSSRSLETLRPPCMASGTSPKKKANSSLLRLGPRSAGRSEQKLADASNFLCDVIDAVPDPISVEGDDGKYVMVNRSFAELVGHARDEIVGCDVASMRPAVPGDGRWPDVSDEHEITWPAADGLMRSLSEKRAVLADRKGHNVLVSVMRDVTERKRYEAQLALTERLASLGTLAAGIAHEINNPLSYVIGNLAFAVDTLASDRACGDAAPQSSEIRNALSEALEGARRIAGIVRDVKMFSRADRETLKLVDPTSVVEASLRMVQSNIEGRARVVREISEVPRVLGNEARLSQVIVNLLMNAVQALPDRPAAENQITVALRCEHRAVVMEVRDNGAGISEESLRHVFDPFFTTKPVGEGMGLGLSICNSIINAHGGRIDVDSTVGIGTAFRVILPAASHLVNRPPSP, from the coding sequence ATGCGATCGAGGAGATCGTCACGGTCGCTCGAGACATTACGTCCGCCGTGCATGGCGAGCGGGACGAGCCCGAAGAAGAAGGCCAATTCGAGCTTGCTGCGTCTCGGGCCCCGGTCAGCCGGACGTTCTGAACAAAAGCTCGCCGACGCAAGCAATTTTCTGTGTGACGTCATCGATGCGGTCCCAGACCCGATTTCCGTCGAGGGCGACGATGGCAAGTACGTGATGGTCAATCGCTCGTTTGCCGAATTGGTGGGACATGCGCGCGACGAAATCGTCGGCTGCGATGTCGCATCGATGCGCCCCGCGGTCCCTGGCGACGGGCGCTGGCCCGACGTGTCCGACGAACACGAAATCACGTGGCCCGCTGCGGACGGACTCATGCGCTCGCTGTCGGAAAAACGCGCCGTGTTGGCGGATCGCAAAGGTCACAACGTGCTCGTGTCGGTCATGCGAGACGTGACCGAACGCAAGCGTTACGAAGCGCAGCTTGCCCTTACCGAACGTCTCGCTTCCCTCGGAACGCTAGCGGCCGGCATCGCGCACGAAATCAACAATCCGCTTTCCTACGTCATCGGCAACTTGGCCTTTGCGGTGGACACGCTTGCGTCCGACCGCGCCTGCGGAGACGCGGCACCGCAGTCATCGGAGATTCGCAATGCCCTGTCCGAAGCGCTCGAAGGAGCGCGGCGAATCGCCGGCATCGTGCGCGACGTGAAGATGTTTTCCCGCGCCGATCGCGAGACGCTGAAGCTGGTCGACCCCACGAGTGTGGTCGAGGCATCGCTGCGCATGGTGCAAAGCAACATCGAAGGCCGCGCACGCGTCGTACGCGAAATCAGCGAAGTGCCTCGCGTCCTGGGCAACGAAGCGCGGCTTTCGCAGGTCATCGTCAACCTGCTCATGAACGCCGTTCAAGCGCTGCCCGATCGCCCAGCAGCCGAAAACCAAATCACGGTCGCTCTCCGGTGCGAACACCGCGCCGTCGTCATGGAAGTGCGCGACAACGGTGCAGGCATTTCGGAAGAGTCGCTGCGGCACGTATTCGACCCTTTCTTCACGACGAAACCCGTCGGCGAAGGCATGGGCCTTGGTTTGTCGATCTGTAACAGCATCATCAACGCCCACGGCGGGCGCATCGACGTCGACAGCACCGTCGGCATCGGCACTGCCTTTCGCGTGATCCTTCCGGCTGCGTCGCACCTCGTCAACCGACCACCGTCACCTTGA
- a CDS encoding PAS domain S-box protein produces the protein MKALFVASTESCARPLIESVRRHHIDVELTSPADVTVTLASSGALFVLFPSQDGSDLQALVDACWRLRSSPDRQPLLLAVAHDLQQVNALLDAGADDFLLWPAEAELLPRRIEVCRTRAIRRERDVIRAQHLVDAVRDAERSERRFRHLADSSTEILTRCSPGGVRLYVSPACRTILGYDPDELLGSSMLDVLHPADESKLVEALWSGWRRGRYVGRDHQVAAQRW, from the coding sequence GTGAAAGCGCTCTTCGTCGCCTCCACAGAATCGTGCGCACGTCCTCTGATCGAGTCCGTTCGCCGTCATCACATCGACGTCGAGCTCACTTCACCAGCGGATGTGACGGTGACCCTCGCGTCGAGCGGTGCGCTTTTCGTGCTGTTCCCGTCCCAGGACGGCTCTGACCTCCAAGCGCTCGTGGACGCGTGCTGGCGGCTCCGAAGCAGCCCCGACCGGCAGCCTCTGCTGCTCGCCGTCGCGCATGACCTTCAGCAGGTCAACGCGCTCCTCGATGCCGGCGCCGACGACTTCCTGCTCTGGCCCGCCGAAGCAGAGCTTTTGCCACGACGCATCGAAGTCTGCCGCACCCGCGCCATTCGGCGCGAACGTGACGTCATCCGCGCACAACACCTCGTCGATGCCGTGCGCGACGCAGAACGCAGCGAACGACGCTTCCGCCACCTCGCCGATAGCTCGACCGAAATCCTCACCCGCTGCTCACCAGGCGGCGTGCGCCTTTACGTCTCCCCAGCCTGCCGCACCATCCTCGGCTACGACCCCGACGAGCTGCTCGGATCGTCCATGCTGGACGTGCTGCATCCCGCCGACGAATCGAAGCTGGTCGAGGCGCTCTGGAGTGGCTGGAGAAGGGGCCGATACGTCGGGCGCGATCATCAGGTTGCAGCGCAAAGATGGTGA